CGGGGTGTTGACATCGTTGAGATGAGGTGCATAATTGGAGAcaagtttttgaaaccaCGCATGGATGTCAAGTAGCTCTAATTGGGCGTCTGTCATTAACGGCACTTGCAGTTTCAGAAAGTCCCACCAGTATTTTGACGGTACCAGTTTAcctttgaattttatttgAGTTTTCCTTGTTAACCTTGCATTCAGGATGCcatagaagaaaaatttctcaaaagGAATAACATTTGTAGAGTGTGAAAAACAACCGTCACAAGTACAATTATCTGGCGGACATAAACATTCCTTATTAGAACATTTGCAGTCGTCCAAATAGTCCATCATCTTATCTGTGATTTGAGCTTCACCCATATTGGTCAAAGGAACACCGCTTTGCTCAATGTATGAATtaagttcttcttcactCCTATGGATCAGACAGTTGACACATGGACAGCTTTCATCTTCACAAGAGCATTGTGtactcaaaaaaatacccTTATGAGTTAATACTTCAACCTTTGCAGCAATGTCACTTGCGTGGGGCGCAGATACGTTTGTTGTACTCTGTGGAGTGAGTGTTTCAGAACTATCATGCACTTCAGGCGCAGCAGCGTTATAGTTTTCTTGTAGCATATCGTTAAAAGTAGATGCCGATTCTAAAGAACCGTACGGTGTAAAAATATCGCCAGACGGTACCTTGTCTATCTTGCCATTGGGAACCGAATTATgacctttatttttcttacaGCAGTTTGACATATGCCGTATAGGCTCCTGATCCGCCTGAATACTCCCTTTCTTCTCGTTCGAAGAAGACGACTTACTAGATTCTGGAGATATTGTTCCTGTTGCTGGAGCCATTGGAGAATGTTTCCTGAGAAATTCCATTTCGGTTATATATCTATTGCCGTCATCGGTGAATGTACTAATATCTTTAGGCTCATGAGCAGTGCAGCCTTCCTCCATTAATATGTGTAGTTTACCGTTTATCATTCTTGCCTTTCTAACAGCAGAAGCACGTACAAACAGTATTGGTTGATGGTTCATTCCATTACAGCAGCTGCCTTCAATCTGGGCAGTATCTTCATATTCTCGGCTTTGAGAAGTCGAGTCCACTAAGATGGCGTCCCTGATGGCCATAGGAGAAGGCCTTCCTCTAGTTCTCACTTTAATCAGCATTCGATGGGAATGCCTACATGTTGAAGAGCGATGACCCCTGATACACGATGCACACGCATATTTGTTCCCATTAAAAATTATCATCACTCGCAGAGCCTACAAAACTCACAATACTGATTGAAATTTAAAGCAGAATGCCTCATCGCACTTGTCTCGTAAAGATGCAACAGCAAATTATCTCGAGATCCTTCTTATAACTCCTTTTCGCGATTACCCGAAAAGCGGGATTACAGCCTTTGAGCCAAAAGTTCGAAAAGTGCCAAAGTAAACTCTGGCGTTTAGCGTATAAGGAGTTTGCACTGAAGGGAATTCTGCCACGCTATAGTCTAAATTGGACGGCCATATCATGTCTAAAACCGCTCAAAAACGTCTGCTCAAGGAGTTGCAACAGCTGATCAAAGATTCCCCGCCAGGTATAGTGGCGGGAC
The window above is part of the Saccharomyces kudriavzevii IFO 1802 strain IFO1802 genome assembly, chromosome: 13 genome. Proteins encoded here:
- the MAC1 gene encoding Mac1p (similar to Saccharomyces cerevisiae MAC1 (YMR021C); ancestral locus Anc_2.568); protein product: MIIFNGNKYACASCIRGHRSSTCRHSHRMLIKVRTRGRPSPMAIRDAILVDSTSQSREYEDTAQIEGSCCNGMNHQPILFVRASAVRKARMINGKLHILMEEGCTAHEPKDISTFTDDGNRYITEMEFLRKHSPMAPATGTISPESSKSSSSNEKKGSIQADQEPIRHMSNCCKKNKGHNSVPNGKIDKVPSGDIFTPYGSLESASTFNDMLQENYNAAAPEVHDSSETLTPQSTTNVSAPHASDIAAKVEVLTHKGIFLSTQCSCEDESCPCVNCLIHRSEEELNSYIEQSGVPLTNMGEAQITDKMMDYLDDCKCSNKECLCPPDNCTCDGCFSHSTNVIPFEKFFFYGILNARLTRKTQIKFKGKLVPSKYWWDFLKLQVPLMTDAQLELLDIHAWFQKLVSNYAPHLNDVNTP